The genomic DNA TACGTCGGGTGTGTCGGTGTCGGAATAGGCCAAGCGGTGACAGACGAAGCCCAAAGGTTTCAACGCACCCTCCAACACCTCCAACGCGCCTGCATTTTCAGGCGTGACGGAGGGGCGCTGGATCAGCGCTTGGGTGAGTTCGATGGGATCGATCTGTGCCACCTCAAGGGCGCTCCTGAACTTAGTCGCGCAGCAACTCGTTGATGCCGGTTTTGGCGCGGGTTTTTTCGTCCACGCGTTTGACGATCACGGCGCAGTACAGGTTCGGCGCAGGCTCGCCCGTGGGCATGGTGCGGTGGCTGGGCATGGAGCCCGCAACCACGACTGAGTAGCTCGGCACGCGACCATAGAAAATTTCGCCGGTTTCGCGATCCACAACTTTGGTGGAGGCGGAGATGTAAACACCCATGCCCAGCACAGAACCTTCTTCGACGATGACGCCTTCGGCCACTTCGGCGCGTGCACCGATGAAGCAGTTGTCTTCAATGATGGTCGGGTTGGCTTGCAGGGGTTCGAGAACGCCACCGATACCGGCACCGCCGGACAGGTGCACGTCTTTGCCGATTTGGGCGCAAGAGCCCACCGTGGCCCAGCCGTCAACCATGGTGCCGCTGTCCACATAGGCGCCTAAGTTCACGAAGCTTGGCATCAGCACGACGCCGGGCGCAATGTAAGCGCCGCGGCGCGCGACACAGTTGGGAACGGCGCGGATGCCCGCTTCGCGGAACCGTGCGTCGTCCCAGCCTTTGAATTTGCTGTCCACTTTGTCGAACCAGTGCGCGCCGCCGGGGCCGTTTTCGATCAAGCCCATGTCGTTCAAGCGGAACGACAACAGAACGGCTTTTTTCAGCCATTGGTTCACTTTCCAATCGCCAACGGAAACGCGTTCGGCCACACGGGCTTTGCCGCTGTCCAGCAGTTCCATGGATTGTTCAACGGCTTCGCGTACTTCGCCCTGGGTGTCCAGGCCGACGTTGTCGCGGTCATCCCAGGCGGTGTTGATGGTGTTTTCCAAATCGGTGTAGCTCATGATTGCTCACTCTATATTTTGCACAAAAATATGGGGGGGAAGGTCTGGTGCAACATAAGGTGTGGGAACTGGCCTGTAAAGCCGCCCAAGGCCTTAATTTGAATCCGGTTTTACAGGCTTTCCAGCCAACCCACCAGATCGTCGGTTTCAATGTCCACGTGGTCGCCTTCGGGGTCTTCTTTACAGATGTCGCATTCGGTCACCGGGCGCACCCAGACCGTGGTCATGCCCAGGGCGCGCGCGGGCTTTAAATTGCGCGCGATGTCTTCGACCATGACGGCTTGGGTGGGGTCGAAATCGAAACGTCCCACCAGGCGGTCATAGACTTCGGGTTCCGGTTTGGGCACGAAATCGGCGTCTTTGATGTCAAACACACCGTCGAAATGGTCCGTTATCCCCAACCGGGTTAGAACACGCTCAGCATGTGCGAGATCGGCATTGGTGAAAATGAGTTTGCGTCCAGGCAATGTTTTCAGCACCGCGTCCAGCGCTGGATTGGGCGGAATGGCGGTGATGTCGATGTCGTGCACAAAGTTCAAATAGGGCTTTGGATCCATCTTGTAATTGACCATCATGCCGCGAAGTGTGGTGCCATATTCACGGAAGTAGCTTTTTTGCACCCGGTAGGCTTCGTCTTCGTCAACGTCTAAGAATTTCGACAAATATTGACGCATACGCACGTCGATTTGTTCGAACAGACCGTGCACGCCGTGATAGAGCGTGTTGTCCAGGTCAAAAACCCAGGTCGGGGTGTGGCGCAAATTGCTTGCGCCGGGAAGGGAGGGCGTGTCGTCAGTCATGGAGCGCATTAGACGCTGAGCCAATACAACACGCAAGGCCTTTTCCCTTGAATAAGTTCATAAGTATGTACATCTCGTATTAGGCTAGACTGCGTAGGGATTCGTATGATCTGATATGCTAATGTGTAGCAATCATTGTGCCTTTCGATCTAAACTTAAAGGCAAGAAAAACTAGCCTTGGGGACTATATGTCACACGCAGCCGCTGCAACTGCTCCGCCTCCGGCAACCAATCCGGCTGACGCGAAAACGGACCGGGATCGGTTCGTGGCGCTGGCGTTTTGCTGGGCGGATTTCCTTTTGGAAGTGGACATGGACGAAAAGATCGTGTTCGCGGGCGGACCGTGGCAAGCGATCACGGGCATGACCACCGATCAAATGCAAGGCAAGGGCTTGGATGACATTGTCTGGGCGGATGATATGGGCTTGATGCGCTCGCTCTTGGGTGTCGCGCGGCGCCAAGGGCGCATCGAAGACGTGGACATCCGCTTCAAAGGCCAACACGGTGGCGGCTTGCCGTTCGGTTTTGCCGGCTATTTTCTGGAAGACTTGGGCAGCCACTATTTCTTGGCCCTGCGCGTGGCCCGCAATACGGGTGCGGGTTTGACCCACGGGGGGGCCAAAGACACCGACAGCAATTTGTATGACGCCGACAGTTTCGCCAACGTTTTGGGCGGCAAGCTCAAAGACGGCGAAGACGACAGTCAGCTGACTTTAATCAACATGCCTGGCTTGGACGAGCTGAAGGCCCGCATGACCCCGGAACAAGCCGCCGAGCTGGACAAGGTCTTGGGCACGTATTTGCGCGCCAGTTCCGTTGACGGCGACAGTGCTGCGGAACTGGACGGTGGCAAGTTCGGCATTGTGCACGCGGATGATCTGAGCGTCGAAGAGTTGGAAAGCCAGCTGGCCGATGTCACCAAACAATTCGACCCGACATCCAAGGGCGTAGCCATCGAAGCTGCCACCATGGAGGTGGACGCCGACAACATTTCCGAAGAAGACATGGCCAACGGTTTGGTTTACGCCATCAACCGGTTTAAAGAAGGCTCTGGCCACATGAATATGAAGGATCTAACGTCGAACCTGTCGACGTTGGTGAACGAAGCGGCGGAAAAGGTCACCACCTTTAAAAACACGGTTGCCAACCGCGCGTTCAGTTTGGTCTATCACCCGATTGTCAATCTGAAGACCGGTGAAATCCATCACTACGAAGCGCTGACGCGTTTCCAAGAAGGCGTTTCACCCTTTGAAATCATCACCATGGCCGAAGAAACCGGGCTCATTCCCGAGTTCGACTTGGTTGTGGTGGAAAAAGGGTTGGAGTTCTTAAACACCATCCCGCGCAACTCGCCGATGTCCATTGCCGTCAATATTTCCGGTCAATCCGTGGCGTCGGATTGGTATGTGGAGCGGCTCCACAATTTGATGGCCGAAAATCAATGGGCCAAAGGCCGAATGGTGTTCGAAATCACCGAGTCCGCCAAAATGGAAGACTTAGAACAAGCCAACAACTTCATCCAGCGTTTACGCAAAGACGGCTATCCGGTCTGCTTGGACGATTTTGGCGCAGGCGCGGCGAGCTTTGGTTATTTGATGCGGCTCGAAGTTGATGTGGTGAAATTGGACGGCCCGGTGGTCAAAGACGCACAACGCGCGCCGCGCGGTAAGGCCCTGTTTGAAAGCATGGCGACGCTGTGCAAAAACTTAGGGATCGAGACCATCGCCGAGATGATCGACGACCAAAAAGGGCTCGATTTTGTGCGCAAATGTGGCGTCGATTATGCCCAGGGGTATTTGTTTGGCAAGCCCGACGCCAACACCAAATCCTTCAATATGGCGAAACACATCCACCTGTTCCCCAATCCGGCCTTTACCACCGGGCGCAATTGGAAGTAAGCGCGAGCCCATTTTATCTTGCCGAAACGCCACAATAAGCCTATCGTGCCAGCGCGTTACCCGTTGTCTTGAATGCCCTGCTGAACTCATCGTCCAACAAGTTCTTCCTGACGATCGCGAACGTTACCGGAGCACAGGCAAAGCGTGCCTGCGCCCACACACTAAAGTCAAAGGAACTTTGATTATGGCAAAAGGCACCGTGAAGTGGTTCAACGCCACCAAAGGTTATGGTTTTATCGAGCCGGAAGACGGCTCCAAAGATGCATTTGTGCACATCTCTGCTGTTGAAAAAGCAGGTTTGAGCGGCTTGAACGAAGGCCAAAAGGTCGAGTTTGATCTGCAAGAAGGCCGCAACGGCAAAATGGCTGCTGACAACTTGGTCGCTTTGGACTAAGAACAGACGCACATTTTCAGTGTGGGGGCGCTGGACCGACGGTCCGCGCCCCTTCACGCTTTTTTGGACATCTATTTAATGACTGATTTTAAGAGCCTCGGCCTGATCGAGGCTGTGCACAAAGCGGTGGCGAAAGTCGGCTACACCGAACCTTCGCCGATCCAAGCCCAAGCAATCCCGACCTTGTTGGAGGGGCGCGATCTGTTGGGCATCGCGCAAACGGGCACGGGTAAAACGGCGGCGTTCGTGTTGCCGATTTTGCACCGCTTGGTTAAAGCCAACATCTTACCCGCACGCAAAACACCCCGGGTTTTGATCTTGGCGCCGACCCGTGAATTGGCATTGCAGATCCAAGAAAGCATAGAAAGCTATGCAAGGTTTACCGAGGTCCGCGCCATCGTCGTGTTCGGCGGTGTGCCCATCAACAAACACATCAAGGCTTTGAACGCCGGCGCTCAGATCGTCGTGGCGACACCGGGGCGTTTGTTGGATTTGATGAACCAAGACAAGGTGCGGCTCAACAAGATCGAAACCTTGGTCTTGGACGAAGCGGATCGCATGCTCGACATGGGTTTTGTCAACGACGTCAAAAAAGTCTGCGCCGCCGTTCCTGACAAGCGCCAGACCTTGTTGTTTTCGGCGACCATGCCCGACAACGTTCAGTCTTTGGCCAACGGTTTGTTGAACAACCCGGCACGCGTTGAAGTCGCACCGCCCGCCACCACGGCGGAACGTGTGCAACAGCGCGTTCTGATGGTACCCAAAGACAAAAAACGCACGCTGCTCAGCCATATCTTTGCCGACGAGGCGTATTCTAAGGTGTTGGTCTTCACCCGCACCAAACATGGTGCGGACCGGGTCGCGCGTCATTTGGACCGGGCTGGCATCAGTTCGGGTGCGATCCACGGCGACAAGCCTCAAGGTGCGCGTCAGCGCGTGCTCAAGGGGTTTAAGGCCGGCAATCTGCGCGCGCTTGTGGCGACTGACATCGCGGCGCGCGGCATTGATGTGGATGGTGTGACGCACGTCATCAACTTCGATTTGCCCAACGAACCCGAAAGCTACGTGCACCGCATTGGGCGCACGGCGCGTGGTGGTGAACAGGGCGAAGCCATTTCATTTTGCGATGCCCAAGAACGCGGCTATCTGCGCGACATTGAAGTTGCCATTCGCCAAGCCGTGCCTTTAGACGACAGCCATATTTTCCATGCTGAAGCCATAGCCCAGCCCGACGAAGACCCGCCCAAGCGCGGACAGCGCCGCGCGGGCGGTGGACGACCGGGCGGACGGGGAGCGCCGCGCGCATCGGCCCCGAAGTCCAAAGCGAAAAAGGCCAAAGGGCATCGCCCCACCGACGGCAAGCGCCATGGTGATAAGGGCCACGGCGGACACGGTCATAGCGAAAACCAAGGGGCCAGCGCCAAAAACCACGGGGCAAAAAAGACTGGGCAGCAAAAGAAGAATGCCAAACGCGGGGCCAAACGAGCCGTCAAACGCGCACGCTAAAGTTTCTTCATAAGTATAACAATACCGCTTACGGTCACATATCCGTCACCCA from Magnetovibrio sp. PR-2 includes the following:
- a CDS encoding pyrimidine 5'-nucleotidase, whose translation is MRVVLAQRLMRSMTDDTPSLPGASNLRHTPTWVFDLDNTLYHGVHGLFEQIDVRMRQYLSKFLDVDEDEAYRVQKSYFREYGTTLRGMMVNYKMDPKPYLNFVHDIDITAIPPNPALDAVLKTLPGRKLIFTNADLAHAERVLTRLGITDHFDGVFDIKDADFVPKPEPEVYDRLVGRFDFDPTQAVMVEDIARNLKPARALGMTTVWVRPVTECDICKEDPEGDHVDIETDDLVGWLESL
- a CDS encoding sensor domain-containing phosphodiesterase, coding for MSHAAAATAPPPATNPADAKTDRDRFVALAFCWADFLLEVDMDEKIVFAGGPWQAITGMTTDQMQGKGLDDIVWADDMGLMRSLLGVARRQGRIEDVDIRFKGQHGGGLPFGFAGYFLEDLGSHYFLALRVARNTGAGLTHGGAKDTDSNLYDADSFANVLGGKLKDGEDDSQLTLINMPGLDELKARMTPEQAAELDKVLGTYLRASSVDGDSAAELDGGKFGIVHADDLSVEELESQLADVTKQFDPTSKGVAIEAATMEVDADNISEEDMANGLVYAINRFKEGSGHMNMKDLTSNLSTLVNEAAEKVTTFKNTVANRAFSLVYHPIVNLKTGEIHHYEALTRFQEGVSPFEIITMAEETGLIPEFDLVVVEKGLEFLNTIPRNSPMSIAVNISGQSVASDWYVERLHNLMAENQWAKGRMVFEITESAKMEDLEQANNFIQRLRKDGYPVCLDDFGAGAASFGYLMRLEVDVVKLDGPVVKDAQRAPRGKALFESMATLCKNLGIETIAEMIDDQKGLDFVRKCGVDYAQGYLFGKPDANTKSFNMAKHIHLFPNPAFTTGRNWK
- the dapD gene encoding 2,3,4,5-tetrahydropyridine-2,6-dicarboxylate N-succinyltransferase encodes the protein MSYTDLENTINTAWDDRDNVGLDTQGEVREAVEQSMELLDSGKARVAERVSVGDWKVNQWLKKAVLLSFRLNDMGLIENGPGGAHWFDKVDSKFKGWDDARFREAGIRAVPNCVARRGAYIAPGVVLMPSFVNLGAYVDSGTMVDGWATVGSCAQIGKDVHLSGGAGIGGVLEPLQANPTIIEDNCFIGARAEVAEGVIVEEGSVLGMGVYISASTKVVDRETGEIFYGRVPSYSVVVAGSMPSHRTMPTGEPAPNLYCAVIVKRVDEKTRAKTGINELLRD
- a CDS encoding cold-shock protein; this encodes MAKGTVKWFNATKGYGFIEPEDGSKDAFVHISAVEKAGLSGLNEGQKVEFDLQEGRNGKMAADNLVALD
- a CDS encoding DEAD/DEAH box helicase; translated protein: MTDFKSLGLIEAVHKAVAKVGYTEPSPIQAQAIPTLLEGRDLLGIAQTGTGKTAAFVLPILHRLVKANILPARKTPRVLILAPTRELALQIQESIESYARFTEVRAIVVFGGVPINKHIKALNAGAQIVVATPGRLLDLMNQDKVRLNKIETLVLDEADRMLDMGFVNDVKKVCAAVPDKRQTLLFSATMPDNVQSLANGLLNNPARVEVAPPATTAERVQQRVLMVPKDKKRTLLSHIFADEAYSKVLVFTRTKHGADRVARHLDRAGISSGAIHGDKPQGARQRVLKGFKAGNLRALVATDIAARGIDVDGVTHVINFDLPNEPESYVHRIGRTARGGEQGEAISFCDAQERGYLRDIEVAIRQAVPLDDSHIFHAEAIAQPDEDPPKRGQRRAGGGRPGGRGAPRASAPKSKAKKAKGHRPTDGKRHGDKGHGGHGHSENQGASAKNHGAKKTGQQKKNAKRGAKRAVKRAR